The Scleropages formosus chromosome 21, fSclFor1.1, whole genome shotgun sequence DNA segment GGGAGTGTGTGTACGCTGCGCCGGAGTAATTGGAGCCTgttggacagacacacacacatcagtgtgTAGCGCATGCACGCAGGGCCCTGCTCTCTTATTCGCtccgcgcgcgcacgcgcgcgcgcgtgtgtgtgtgtgtgtgtgtgtgtgtgtgtgttccttttaaTGATGTTGGAACACATAACACACATGGTCTAAAGGTattacataaaaacaacacagactgagattTTGCTTTACACACATGTGTGTAGCTGTGTGCAGAGGTGTGCAGAGGTGGCGCTAGAGACTCTACATCCAGCAAACCCACAGGAAACACAGTAAATCTGATCCTTCATTTCATGCTTCGTAGGGcacacttccaaaaaaaaaaaaaaaaaaaaaatcatcatctcagcaccctcccccccccacccccctggcTGTGGGCCCCTTTCCTTCCCATGGTGACCGTGGCACTGGTGTGGAACATCTCGTCCCCGCAGCCACTCGGCCGCGCCGTCGTCGGTAACTGCTCGTTAACCCCCCCCGAGCCTTTCTTGTTAATTTCTCGTATCTCCCTGTGCTCTGCTCAGGTTCTCCActccaactgtgtgtgtgtggggtttcttttttaaatacatccaTGCTGTGTTTAGTTCTGAATAATCCAGCTGTGGACACCCGCACCTGTTTCATGGCCCATCGTCAATTCAAAGCTTCAGATTTTTCACGCTTTAATGGCTCCAAAAATCAGGATGCGTCTCGCAGCCAACGCCGTTTTAGAATCTCCCTCCGCTGTAATCGCATCCGTTTCACTCTGTTTACTATAGTCCAGTCCACCGCTACCGGCCCACGACTCCACGTACCCTGAGTGCGGACCCTCAGCGCCCTTCCAAACGTCCTCGATCCCGCAGCGACCCCCAAGAATCCCACTTTGAAGAACTCATAGTAAATTTCTTTAATTCTGCATGCAAATTTTCTCCAGGTGTTACACTGAAAATTGACCTTATGGAAAACTGAGCTGAAAGAGCAAATCGCTACTTAACCTTTATCATTTGCTTCATccattttttataataattctCTGAAAATCTGGGCTCATTTACAATTGTTGGCATCTCACACATGAGTAAACAGTGTAAGGGCTGAACCTTCACTTAGTGAAACACATTCCTTTGTACACCCACTCCCGTCCGGGGTCGGGCACCGATCTCTCACCTGTGACCACGCTGCTGATGCCCCCCTGAGCGCTGCTGGGGAGGTGAGTGGGGTGAGGGGGGTAACCAGGAAGCGCTGAGCTCACCACGTCTCTGCCTGCGACAACAAGGTGGTAAAGTGAGCCTCCGACTCGACCGTTTCCAACGTCTACAAATTCCTTCCTTACTCTAAACATCATGTTGCGTCACGTTCAGCTCCCCTCGGGGCTCTTGGCTTTACGTTTCCGtctcactttttcactttatcATGTtgttcttgggggggggggggggtgatcatACCCGCTACCACGGAGTAGCCCTGTTGCGCAGCGGGGTTGCGCCCGATGCCTGAGCTCGACGCCGAGAGGCCGCTCTTCCTGTCTTCCAGGCTTCCGCTGATGAGTGATAGAGGATACAGAGCCTGACGATGAGGTAGAAAGGATGACCGTGGACATGGCGCACAGAGGCGGTTAGCTATCGCACACCAGCGTATGATGTGTGACCATCGGCAGTGTCTCTTCTCACAAGGGGCACAAAAGCCTGAAGTCCATCAGTTCTGTCTCGACTCTGAAGCGGCGGAATTTaatccctctgtccctcagagctgctgaatcccttccggAATTCAAGAAGGGACTCAAAATTCAAAACAGGAGTTTGCCAAACACATACTGTCAATGTAAACGGAAAGCTgggaccctttttttttttaaataaaaaagaaactgtgcCAATTTGGGCCCCACACAACTGAAATTCCCGCAGCGGGGTGATGGTTGTGTCTGAGTGGAATAAACtggcaaaagtgtgtgtgtgggtgtgtaacGGATGCTCTGGGCTTCCGCGGGGGCTGCGCCACATAcctgctctgatttcctccgcCCCGCTGAGACGAAGGCCTCGGGGGGGTAACGGTGCCGCTCGAACGCGCAGTCGAGTCCTTCCAGGTGTCGAGGAGGCAGGATCTCCAGTCTCTGCTGCTTCCTGGAGCCGTGAGCTCTGCCCTGGGAACCCACACTGTGCTGGCAGCTCTCCTGCTCACCTGAGCCACAGGACACTTGAGTCACTCCTGTTTTTGGTGAACTTCATCTAAGTTTAGattaagtggtttttttttttactgctgccACTTTCAACAGAGATACACATGGAATAATTACTATAGTAATTTGCATTCAAGTATGATTTTCTGTTACAATCtgaacattcatttttttgcttttttttaattaaatttactcGACTGGAATAATTAATACTGCATGGAAAACGAAATGGCTCATCCATatttaattcaatgaagtaaagaagaatgaaaatatacacaaaaacatgtttgtgcACCAGGTGACACATTCCTACTGTACGGATTTAACAAAGGTTGAtaaacatttatcttttttgAGAAATTTGACTGGTGGGGGAAAAGATTTCATTCTGgggatttaattttttctcagTGAAGAACATCTGGACAGGGTTAAGAaagcgcatgtgtgtgtgtgtgtgcgcgtgtaatATTTATagtatgtacatatacagagTGAGGACAGTGACATGAGAAGAGGAACTCACTGTCGTCCTGCTTCCTCTTGCCCTCGGCACCGACCGCTACGATTCCCAGAAGCCCGGTGATGGTGTAGGCGGAGCCAAGATAGTCTGACTGCGGTGACTCAGGGGGCGTCACCGCAGAACTAGGAACTGAAGGCATGTGGGGCAATTTACCATCATTACCACACTGAGTCAACTAGTTGCTGAAGAGTGTCCACCTGTCGACGACACGCTGCGCGTTTATTGGATAAATCGGCCAACCATCGTTTAAACTGTTTTAAGCTgtttgcgtgtgcgtgtgtgcgtgtgcgtgcacgtgACACAGCTAGCTGAGATACCCTATGAGGAGACACTTGTCCCAGCGCAGCTCCAGATGTTACTCTGAATGGGACGAGGAGTCGGCGAAGGTCAAGCGAGAGCCactcactgagtgtgtgtccgGGGCTCAGTCCTTCAGGGTCCAGGGGCAGGTTGAACGGCTGCTGTATCTTCGTCCTGATGATCCTGCGGTTCAGCGGCAGGTTACGGTCATGTTGGCCCCTGCTGGGAGGGACGCGCGCGCTCCGTGAGTGAGGCGGGCAGGTACCTGTTGATGGAGCTCACGCTGGGCACCGTGTCGCTGTCACACACACCCTCGGCCAGGAGCCGGTCACGGATTTCCCACGCGAACATCGTGGGGTTTTGTCGCTTGTACTCGGCTATTTTCTCCACCACCCTGGGGGTGGCAACTTTGGGCTTGGAGCCTCCGATCACACCTGGCTTGATGCTGCCCGTCTCGTAGTACCTGTGCCAGAAGAGCACGGTAAGCCGGCagtgggtggggagggggaaggagggagggatgaCTGCAGCCGGAGGGCAGTGAGTGTCTGCATCACAGAACTGCAGGTGACATTTAATTTACtgcaaatttcaaaattatgatgtatataatggagctgaaaaattcttataaTCGACCAACGACGTCATagtgcaacgtgttactcacatgttcgtggtggtgctgctgctgtaaacaaacctattGCGCTGAAAGTCacataaaagtatagcacatacaattaggTACAGTAgataatacttgataataaacacatatgttattggtttatgtatttactacactgtactttttatccttattttacaatgcactctttctacttataaaaaagtttactgtaaaacagtatgctgcgTTACACGGGCAGCGGCGTCAAAATTTCGTGTTTACCGTGTCTCTTggctgcatcgaggctataccatgtaggtgtgtataagtacactctgtgatcgaggctataccatttaggtgtgtataagtacactcaatgatcgaggctataccatctaggtgtgtataagtacactctgtgatcgaggctataccatgtaggtgtgtataagtacactttgtgatcgaggctataccatgtaggtgtgtataagtacactcaatgatcgaggctataccatttaggtgtgtataagtacactctgtgatcgaggctataccatgtaggtgtgtataaatacactctgtgatgttcgcacaacaacGAAACGGCCTAccgacacatttctcagaaggGATCCTCGTCATTAAGCAACGCGTGTCTGTATAGTTGTAAGATCTAATTATTCTGGTATCATTTTCAACACTGTCCATGGTAGCATGACAGGGTCCTTAGGGTTTGTCGTACTGTACACTGCACCATCCTGCCTGCTGCGTAACACACATgcagtttacactgtttgtcTCTCTTGTTTACCACATTCCAACAGAAATTAGGTCCACTCTTTGCTGGAGGTCAG contains these protein-coding regions:
- the LOC108920169 gene encoding paired box protein Pax-8-like isoform X2 — encoded protein: MSGGPGRGHGSLNQLGGMFVNGRPLPEAIRQRIVDMAHQGVRPCDISRQLRVSHGCVSKILGRYYETGSIKPGVIGGSKPKVATPRVVEKIAEYKRQNPTMFAWEIRDRLLAEGVCDSDTVPSVSSINRIIRTKIQQPFNLPLDPEGLSPGHTLIPSSAVTPPESPQSDYLGSAYTITGLLGIVAVGAEGKRKQDDSEQESCQHSVGSQGRAHGSRKQQRLEILPPRHLEGLDCAFERHRYPPEAFVSAGRRKSEQRKPGRQEERPLGVELRHRAQPRCATGLLRGSGQRRGELSASWLPPSPHSPPQQRSGGHQQRGHRLQLLRRSVHTLPLCLLRRGVEIHRHENSGVTLLLQLCLTRCTLLDGGLRSPLATARKSDRRPALTSLDRDEEPQSMTYSHRTAIAVQDRDQGPWSTVYTHL
- the LOC108920169 gene encoding paired box protein Pax-8-like isoform X1, which produces MYYETGSIKPGVIGGSKPKVATPRVVEKIAEYKRQNPTMFAWEIRDRLLAEGVCDSDTVPSVSSINRIIRTKIQQPFNLPLDPEGLSPGHTLIPSSAVTPPESPQSDYLGSAYTITGLLGIVAVGAEGKRKQDDSEQESCQHSVGSQGRAHGSRKQQRLEILPPRHLEGLDCAFERHRYPPEAFVSAGRRKSEQRKPGRQEERPLGVELRHRAQPRCATGLLRGSGQRRGELSASWLPPSPHSPPQQRSGGHQQRGHRLQLLRRSVHTLPLCLLRRGVEIHRHENSGVTLLLQLCLTRCTLLDGGLRSPLATARKSDRRPALTSLDRDEEPQSMTYSHRTAIAVQDRDQGPWSTVYTHL